From Leptolyngbya sp. 'hensonii':
ATATCGAGAGGCAGAGACTTTTTACACCCAGGCAATTCAGGCTTTCCAGTCCAAACCCGATTCGGCCTTCTGGCTGCGGGTCAGCTACGATGGTCGAGCCACTGCCAGGTACAAGCAGGGGAACCTTAAGGGAGCCGCTGAAGACTATACGCAAGCGATCGAGGTGGCTGAATCAGATGGCTTTCGGTCTTTCCAGTACGYTATCAGGGCCACATTCAAGTTGAAAATGGGAGATCTCGAAGGCGCGATCTCTGATCACACAGAAGCGATTCGGCTAAAACCTGGGTGGAGCCTGGGCTACCAATATCGGGGGATGATCTACAGRCAGATGGGACGATACGCCGAGGCCCTGGCTGACTTCCGCATCGTGGAGCAACTCTACCTGAACAAAGGTAAGACTGATCTGGCTGATGCAGTCCGCCAGTTATACATCCAGCCCCTGGAAGCAAGGGGTGTCCGATGAGTAGCGCTTTGTCGAGTACGKACTCTATTCGTGTGATCAGGAGAGAATTGGCCGATCGTAGCCTTCGCCAGCAGGTTGAAGCTGTCCTATGTCATCTATCGTTCAGGGAGCAGGAATGCCTGAAGGTTTGTTATGGCTTGGTGGGTAGGACTGCAGCTACATCCCGTGCTGAGGCAGCGGAACTGTTGGGTGTCTCACCCTCCTATGTGGACAGGGTTCACCGACGAGCGATCGCTAAGGTTGTGGGTCATCTTCAGTGAAAAACCCGGCGTTGCTGAATAGAAGTATGATTTTCGTGCTTGAGCCTTATGCAGCCCTCTCCCTAGCCCTCTCCCAAAGGAGAGGGAACAAGAGTTTTAGCTCCCTTCTTCTGCGGGAGAAGGGTTGGGGATGAGGGTAATTCATATTTGCATTCAGCAAAGCCAAAAACCCCTGCACTAAGAACGGTTGTGAATCCTCAACATACGATTTTTTCCGAATTCTGAAGTGACCCCAAGTGTTCTTAATATCTGCAGATGCTAGTCTTGCTTCGGCTTGGATGGCCGCTGTCATGCTTGCTTTACACTGAACCTAT
This genomic window contains:
- a CDS encoding tetratricopeptide repeat protein, whose translation is MRPLKALFIAAGLSTTVLAGPILAAAPIHELNSSVLHARIDPVSLYQQGTKLSEQGRYREAETFYTQAIQAFQSKPDSAFWLRVSYDGRATARYKQGNLKGAAEDYTQAIEVAESDGFRSFQYXIRATFKLKMGDLEGAISDHTEAIRLKPGWSLGYQYRGMIYRQMGRYAEALADFRIVEQLYLNKGKTDLADAVRQLYIQPLEARGVR